In a genomic window of Helianthus annuus cultivar XRQ/B chromosome 10, HanXRQr2.0-SUNRISE, whole genome shotgun sequence:
- the LOC110881416 gene encoding uncharacterized protein LOC110881416, protein MGDSEGTSQTLISKLDIGDPLYLHPSDSSSLTIVSIKLKGTDNYVVWSSAMKLALEAKNKYGFIDGKVEKPKDNVVLATQWDRCNFVVLTWLLNSISEELFLGQVFSKLASEVWTDLKESFYKVNGSVVYDLYKKINCISQNGSTVAEYYNRLTTMWKQFDAMLHLPSCSCQAAKDYNDFSTLIKLIQFLMGLDDVYQPVRTNILTRQPFPSVKVAFSIVSREESHRLSSNGSKNQSVSFISKASQGFDSKRRPM, encoded by the coding sequence ATGGGTGACAGTGAAGGTACTTCACAGACTTTGATTAGTAAACTTGATATAGGAGATCCATTGTACTTACATCCTAGTGACTCTAGTAGTTTGACCATTGTTAGCATCAAACTTAAAGGAACTGATAACTATGTTGTGTGGTCTAGTGCTATGAAGTTGGCTTTAGAAGCAAAAAATAAATATGGTTTTATAGATGGAAAAGTTGAAAAACCTAAAGATAATGTTGTTTTGGCAACCCAATGGGATAGATGCAACTTTGTCGTATTAACTTGGTTATTAAACTCAATTTCTGAAGAACTTTTTCTTGGTCAAGTGTTTTCTAAGTTAGCTTCTGAAGTCTGGACTGATTTAAAAGAGTCATTTTATAAGGTTAATGGTTCTGTTGTCTATGACTTGTATAAAAAGATCAATTGCATTTCACAAAATGGTAGCACTGTGGCTGAGTATTATAAcaggctgacaacaatgtggaagcagtttgatgctaTGCTTCATCTGCCTTCATGTTCTTGTCAAGCTGCAAAAGATTATAATGATTTTTCAACACTTATAAAACTAATACAGTTTCTCATGGGTCTTGATGATGTATATCAGCCTGTGAGAACCAATATTTTGACAAGACAACCATTTCCTTCTGTTAAAGTGGCCTTCTCTATTGTATCTAGGGAAGAGTCACATAGGTTATCTAGTAATGGATCTAAAAATCAGAGTGTTTCATTTATCTCTAAGGCTAGCCAAGGTTTTGATAGTAAAAGGAGAccaatgtga
- the LOC110884804 gene encoding uncharacterized protein LOC110884804, whose protein sequence is MAIRVSNYVCLFALVVQFIASNALISTPDVNQHHPKAIADLKEAIVKGLGLQSEELKISGFDSRDALVGRSVAYEFDVEIDDKVLPFKLLEDVHRWEYVDLPIFRVEDQARSTGDEKGLIKKKVTGERLPVLAPFQLAGPMELWIQDAKDMRLSLPHDVDAGELRKVILSDGAVVTVKGARSVSLRHPVELPLPLNKSQNGFASGLLTLAERLRHASTSQNQLLSLRIVGPTSLTSPTPSSPSSKNKLKLKRLAPGLVQLSSVSKTALSTIDLEGEAPTLLTPDQFTTFWPVTSVNGSHSNLLGLERLLGSVLGSKASKEGSFKLLKADVSAHTFVKMGFRVERKLTGDLSEFGQLPEWRTKPETVKMHFEVLAKVDGDKFVPERIMQVNPVPVEHTIAPSVATGNTSMSKVPVIYTPFSPFSL, encoded by the exons atggCAATTAGGGTTTCAAATTACGTTTGCTTATTTGCTCTAGTCGTTCAATTTATCGCTTCAAATGCTTTGATCTCCACGCCTGACGTCAATCAGCATCATCCTAAAGCCATCGCG GATTTGAAAGAAGCTATTGTCAAAGGATTAGGGCTTCAATCAGAGGAGCTTAAGATATCCGGTTTTGATTCACGAGACGCGTTAGTGGGTCGATCAGTGGCATATGAGTTTGATGTGGAAATTGATGATAAAGTTCTTCCATTTAAGCTTTTGGAAGACGTGCATAGATGGGAATATGTGGATTTACCTATTTTCCGAGTGGAGGACCAGGCAAGAAGCACCGGTGACGAGAAAGGGCTAATAAAGAAGAAGGTTACAGGTGAAAGGTTGCCTGTTTTGGCCCCGTTTCAGCTCGCAGGTCCCATGGAGCTCTGGATTCAGGATGCCAAAGACATGAGACTTTCTTTACCT CATGACGTTGATGCTGGTGAGCTAAGGAAAGTAATCCTGTCTGATGGTGCGGTGGTGACCGTCAAGGGTGCACGGTCTGTCAGCTTACGCCACCCAGTCGAGCTTCCGCTTCCGTTAAACAAGAGCCAAAACGGCTTTGCTTCCGGTCTCCTAACCCTAGCCGAACGTCTTCGACACGCTTCCACCTCCCAAAACCAACTCCTCTCTCTCCGTATTGTGGGCCCCACATCTCTCACATCCCCGACCCCGTCATCACCCTCTTCCAAAAACAAGCTCAAGCTGAAACGCCTGGCTCCTGGCCTCGTTCAGTTATCCTCGGTTTCAAAAACCGCACTCTCAACCATTGATCTTGAAGGAGAAGCCCCGACTCTTCTCACCCCTGACCAGTTCACCACATTCTGGCCGGTTACATCTGTCAACGGGTCACACTCAAACTTACTCGGTTTAGAGAGGCTGCTCGGTTCGGTTTTAGGTTCAAAAGCCAGTAAAGAGGGGTCGTTCAAGTTATTGAAAGCAGATGTGTCGGCTCATACGTTTGTTAAGATGGGATTTAGGGTTGAGAGGAAGCTGACCGGAGATCTGTCTGAATTTGGTCAGCTGCCCGAGTGGCGAACGAAGCCTGAAACCGTGAAAATGCACTTTGAGGTGTTGGCTAAGGTGGACGGTGACAAGTTTGTACCCGAGAGGATTATGCAGGTTAATCCTGTTCCTGTGGAACATACCATAGCACCGAGTGTTGCTACCGGAAATACAAGTATGTCAAAGGTGCCTGTTATTTATACTCCTTTTAGTCCATTCTCATTGTAA
- the LOC110884805 gene encoding receptor-like protein kinase 7 — MSPASISSTHILLLSLTIIIIMIIPSSSQSNPLQILLKFKTNLSNSNTKIFTSWTEHNPVCNFTGIVCDRANNVKEINLSEQRLVGTVDFGLTCSLKSLQKVSLGSNLLHGTISSNLSHCTSLKHLGLENNSFTGQFPWKSLVKLTSLTHLSLGDNPFDISPFPLEILNLRMLQTLYLTNCSIEGTIPEDIRKLESLQRLELSDNFLVGEIPTGITKLVNLQVLELYDNRLSGIFPTGFGNLPMLSKLDVSNNSLEGDLSELRSLRSITSLQLFENNFSGEIPVEFGEFRLLQQFSIYNNRFTGELPEKIGSWADFEYIDVSENFLTGKIPPDMCKNGKIYDILMLQNNFTGGLPENYANCSSLERLRVSNNSLSGRIPVGIWSLPRLKLIDLAMNQFEGPVTGNIGEAKSLAQLFVSNNRLSGELPEEISNVSSLVEMELMYNQFSGGIPVRIGELKSLNSLHLEGNLFSGGIPQSIGSCVSLNDINLAGNSLSGDIPASLGSLRGLNSLNVSDNKLSGVIPASLSSLKLSLIDLSNNMLVGRVPESLLAEAYDGSFAGNPGLCADNGKSLRQCSSVSHRSSGLGVAKYCFIAGAFMLVFSVACFVLVKSRAKDCDNLTNRGFSWDMKQFHVISFDEGEILGSLIPRNLIGKGGSGNVYKVELGCGKKLAVKHMWRSGLDSGDPRSYSSSATILPKKKCRWPEYDAEVATLSSIRHVNVVKLYCSITNDDSNLLVYEYMPNGSLWDRLHTYKKAEMDWNVRYKIAMGAAKGLEYLHHGCDRPVIHRDVKSSNILLDEEMKPKIADFGLAKIMQTNKVTNSSHVIAGTYGYIAPEYGYTFNVTEKSDIYSFGVVLMELVTRRKPVEPEFGENKDIVRWVHDEMRNKEDMIGLVDPNISDESKRDASKVLTIAIRCTMQFPAQRPSMKTVVQMLEHIEPRSPIDIVIGDIVKD; from the exons ATGTCGCCGGCATCAATCTCCAGTACCCACATCCTCCTCCTATCTctaaccatcatcatcatcatgatcaTCCCCTCATCCTCCCAATCTAACCCACTTCAAATCCTCCTCAAATTCAAAACAAATTTATCAAACTCAAACACAAAAATTTTCACATCATGGACTGAACACAACCCGGTTTGTAACTTCACCGGAATCGTCTGCGACCGCGCGAACAATGTCAAAGAGATCAATCTTTCGGAACAGCGACTCGTGGGAACAGTTGACTTCGGTTTAACTTGTTCTCTCAAGTCGCTTCAAAAAGTCTCACTTGGATCAAATCTTTTGCATGGAACTATTAGTTCCAACTTATCACACTGCACAAGTTTGAAGCATCTTGGTCTCGAAAACAACTCTTTCACTGGACAATTCCCATGGAAATCACTTGTTAAACTAACTAGTTTAACTCACTTGAGCTTAGGAGATAACCCTTTTGATATATCTCCATTTCCTTTGGAGATATTAAACCTCAGGATGCTGCAGACGCTTTATCTGACAAACTGCAGCATTGAGGGTACTATCCCTGAGGATATCAGAAAGCTCGAGTCGTTACAACGACTCGAGCTTTCTGATAACTTCCTGGTTGGGGAAATCCCAACAGGGATTACgaaactcgttaatttacaagtGCTCGAGCTTTATGATAATCGTTTGTCTGGGATTTTCCCGACTGGGTTTGGAAACCTGCCCATGCTTTCGAAACTCGATGTTTCGAATAACAGTTTGGAAGGTGATCTTTCTGAGTTAAGAAGTTTGAGAAGTATAACATCTTTACAACTGTTTGAGAATAATTTTTCTGGTGAAATTCCGGTGGAGTTTGGAGAATTCAGGTTGTTACAACAGTTTTCAATATACAATAACAGGTTCACCGGAGAACTGCCGGAGAAGATAGGATCATGGGCGGATTTCGAATACATTGATGTATCGGAAAACTTCTTAACGGGTAAAATCCCACCGGATATGTGTAAAAATGGGAAGATTTATGATATTTTGATGCTGCAAAACAATTTCACTGGTGGGTTGCCGGAGAATTATGCGAATTGTTCGTCGTTGGAACGATTGCGAGTGAGCAATAACTCGCTATCGGGTAGAATACCGGTTGGGATTTGGAGTTTGCCGCGGTTAAAACTGATTGATCTTGCCATGAATCAGTTTGAGGGTCCGGTGACGGGTAATATTGGTGAAGCAAAGTCGTTAGCACAGCTTTTTGTATCGAACAATCGGCTTTCGGGTGAGCTACCGGAGGAGATATCGAACGTTTCGTCTTTGGTGGAAATGGAATTGATGTATAATCAGTTTTCCGGTGGGATTCCGGTGAGAATTGGTGAGTTGAAGAGCCTAAACAGTCTGCATTTGGAAGGTAATTTGTTTTCCGGTGGGATTCCGCAATCTATTGGTTCATGTGTTTCTTTAAATGATATAAACCTCGCCGGAAATTCACTCTCCGGGGACATTCCGGCTAGTCTGGGTTCGTTACGGGGTTTAAACTCATTAAATGTGTCCGACAACAAACTTTCCGGTGTAATTCCGGCAAGTTTGTCGTCGTTGAAGTTGAGCCTTATTGATTTGTCGAACAATATGTTGGTTGGGCGGGTGCCGGAGTCTTTATTGGCGGAGGCGTATGATGGTAGTTTTGCCGGGAATCCAGGGTTGTGTGCCGATAATGGTAAAAGTCTCCGACAGTGTTCATCGGTTTCCCATCGCTCTAGCGGGTTAGGAGTTGCGAAGTATTGCTTCATCGCGGGTGCATTCATGTTGGTGTTTTCGGTAGCATGCTTTGTCCTCGTAAAGTCGAGGGCGAAAGATTGCGACAATCTAACGAATCGAGGTTTTTCGTGGGATATGAAACAGTTTCATGTCATTAGTTTCGATGAAGGTGAGATACTCGGATCTCTCATACCGCGCAATTTGATTGGAAAAGGTGGCTCGGGTAATGTCTATAAAGTCGAATTAGGGTGTGGGAAGAAGTTGGCCGTTAAACATATGTGGAGGTCGGGTCTAGACTCCGGTGATCCTAGAAGTTACTCGAGTAGTGCAACGATATTACCAAAAAAGAAATGCCGGTGGCCGGAGTATGATGCCGAAGTGGCCACTTTAAGTTCGATTCGACATGTAAATGTGGTGAAGTTGTATTGTAGCATTACTAATGACGACTCGAATCTACTTGTTTACGAGTACATGCCTAATGGTAGTTTATGGGATCGATTACATACATATAAAAAGGCTGAAATGGATTGGAATGTCCGATACAAGATTGCGATGGGGGCCGCAAAGGGACTAGAGTACCTACATCACGGGTGTGATCGACCCGTGATACACCGAGATGTGAAATCGAGTAATATTTTATTAGATGAGGAAATGAAGCCGAAAATAGCTGATTTTGGGCTTGCAAAGATTATGCAAACAAATAAGGTCACAAATTCTTCGCACGTTATAGCGGGAACATATGGTTACATCGCCCCCG AATACGGATACACTTTCAATGTGACCGAGAAAAGTGACATCTATAGCTTTGGAGTTGTGCTAATGGAGCTCGTAACCAGGAGAAAGCCAGTGGAACCCGAGTTCGGTGAAAATAAAGATATCGTGCGTTGGGTTCATGATGAGATGAGGAACAAGGAAGACATGATTGGGTTAGTTGACCCGAATATTTCAGACGAGTCCAAAAGAGACGCAAGTAAAGTATTGACCATTGCAATACGTTGCACCATGCAGTTCCCTGCACAAAGACCGTCGATGAAAACCGTCGTGCAAATGTTGGAACACATTGAGCCTCGTTCACCTATCGATATAGTCATCGGCGATATTGTCAAGGACTAA